A single window of Rhipicephalus microplus isolate Deutch F79 chromosome 5, USDA_Rmic, whole genome shotgun sequence DNA harbors:
- the LOC119174696 gene encoding zinc finger BED domain-containing protein 4, whose translation MALGSWNRCGGRPPIFEYYVTEFPLPEEGNFRAICKVCNTSISASRRATSNLISHMKRKHPGVYHDNGSAGRMMEVASMPQLMGSGGSSQLGSVQQYVDQRQQQVTDALVSLLAGSLLDPGIVDTREFRRLLSLLDTSYEPPTASQLVYGLLPGRRWGLQQRAMLLLETAQSVALTQDVWLGSTSCVSVSAHFILNWRLRTVFLAGRYFVDADPAESVQQLMAEALAQYGLGEKVAHAAVYTAASVVRSFQTCLPGFSACEEGAALPGSAGALPGASDGDWRPLPGNLLSLDSKDFGPLFVDGLGCFAEALQTCVADGLHDDLHLEAAVNKVSGLVELARGLPQGTLDSVRQAVESGCSTWHGQLRVVRATAGSPLEVLQGAAPALGFTPDDLETLRELSELMEPFEEAFHLSRGEGRVTASYVVPCIRGLRAHLEAARPFRLVSAAGRLVAALTTHLAKFEGSETFVLCSMLDPRFKLRWCAQEGEERQRLAALLSTKVQEADGDRDTTSPPECDEPPCERRQSKLFRYMSPGGGSSTEGPQHQAAPQCWEVSSYLATPCLPETGCPLDFWRQHQGQYPKLAQLASRLLSVPATAAHILRMCRVGGKVANPADFRLNGVTFENLMFIKCNQGLR comes from the exons ATGGCCCTAGGCAGCTGGAACCGGTGCGGCGGCCGGCCGCCCATCTTCGAGTACTATGTCACCGAGTTCCCACTGCCCGAGGAAGGAAACTTCAGGGCGATATGCAAAGTTTGCAACACCTCCATCAGCGCGTCCCGCCGAGCCACATCGAACTTGATATCGCACATGAAG CGCAAGCACCCTGGCGTGTACCATGACAATGGCAGCGCTGGCCGAATGATGGAGGTGGCCAGCATGCCCCAGCTGATGGGAAGCGGTGGAAGCAGCCAGCTGGGCTCAGTGCAGCAGTACGTAGACCAGCGGCAGCAGCAGGTGACCGACGCACTGGTCAGCCTGCTGGCAGGCAGCCTGCTTGACCCAGGCATTGTAGACACACGCGAGTTCCGACGGTTGCTGAGCCTGCTTGACACGAGCTACGAGCCGCCCACGGCATCGCAGCTGGTCTACGGGCTTCTGCCTGGCCGCCGCTGGGGGCTGCAACAGCGTGCTATGCTACTGCTCGAGACGGCTCAGAGCGTCGCCCTCACACAG GACGTTTGGCTCGGATCCACATCCTGCGTGAGTGTGTCAGCACACTTCATCCTCAACTGGCGCCTGCGCACAGTGTTCCTTGCCGGGCGCTACTTTGTAGATGCAGACCCTGCTGAAAGCGTGCAGCAGCTGATGGCTGAAGCACTGGCACAGTACGGACTGGGCGAGAAAGTGGCACATGCTGCCGTGTACACTGCGGCGAGTGTCGTTCGCAGTTTCCAGACGTGCCTTCCCGGCTTCTCAGCATGCGAAGAAGGCGCCGCTCTTCCAGGGTCGGCAGGGGCTCTGCCGGGAGCCAGCGACGGGGACTGGAGACCCCTGCCGGGCAACTTGCTGAGCCTGGACTCTAAAGACTTTGGGCCACTCTTTGTAGATGGTTTGGGCTGCTTTGCAGAAGCTTTGCAGACTTGTGTGGCTGATGGCCTGCATGATGACCTTCATCTAGAGGCAGCAGTTAACAAG GTCAGCGGACTCGTTGAGTTGGCTCGAGGCCTGCCACAAGGGACTTTGGACTCAGTCCGCCAAGCTGTCGAATCCGGCTGCTCCACCTGGCACGGGCAGCTGCGGGTGGTTCGGGCCACTGCTGGATCACCCCTCGAAGTGCTGCAGGGCGCTGCACCTGCCCTGGGCTTCACACCCGACGACCTCGAGACCCTCCGGGAGCTCTCCGAGCTAATGGAGCCCTTCGAGGAGGCCTTTCACCTCAGCCGTGGTGAAGGCCGTGTGACGGCAAGTTATGTTGTGCCTTGCATCCGCGGGCTGCGcgcccacctcgaagcagcccgACCTTTTCGGCTAGTATCGGCCGCAGGCCGGCTCGTCGCGGCATTGACCACTCACCTAGCCAAGTTCGAAGGGAGTGAGACCTTCGTGCTGTGCTCCATGTTAGATCCCCGGTTCAAGCTCCGCTGGTGCGCACAGGAGGGGGAGGAACGGCAGAGGTTGGCAGCACTGCTGAGCACCAAGGTGCAGGAGGCTGACGGAGATCGAGACACAACATCGCCGCCCGAGTGCGATGAACCCCCATGTGAGCGTCGCCAAAGCAAGTTGTTCCGCTACATGAGCCCGGGGGGAGGGTCCTCCACTGAAGGACCTCAGCACCAAGCCGCTCCGCAGTGCTGGGAGGTGAGCAGCTACCTGGCAACGCCGTGCTTGCCCGAGACCGGGTGCCCCCTTGACTTTTGGCGCCAGCACCAGGGTCAGTACCCAAAGCTGGCTCAGCTGGCCTCCCGGCTGCTGAGCGTGCCAGCCACAGCAGCTCACATTCTCCGCATGTGCCGCGTGGGTGGCAAGGTTGCCAACCCCGCTGACTTCCGGCTTAACGGAGTCACATTTGAAAACCTCATGTTTATCAAATGCAACCAGGGTCTCAGGTAG